One genomic window of Sphingomonas sp. C3-2 includes the following:
- a CDS encoding metal-dependent hydrolase, whose translation MATLHRTPNDMPIPVRNLRFSHDAATHPRWWHGGDPVPTAFFNALSCTFPLGEKFFMDSVRAFRGRTPEPLASQIGDFLAQEAVHSREHMAFNKAAADAGYDIAALEARIKRRLDFARTRSAEEQLAATCALEHFTAILAHALLANKGLDMNDAPEEARRLWTWHAMEEIEHKAVAFDTYLHVTRGWSALRRYRIRIRAMIVATLILYSTVGANMRDLYRADGISNRRIWGRTLKYLFVHPGSLRRIFPAYLTYFKPRFHPWQHDDRALLPAVHAQFGAATA comes from the coding sequence ATGGCCACGCTTCACCGCACCCCGAACGACATGCCGATCCCCGTGCGCAACCTTCGTTTCAGCCACGATGCCGCCACGCATCCGCGCTGGTGGCATGGCGGCGATCCGGTGCCCACGGCCTTCTTCAACGCGCTGTCATGCACCTTCCCGCTTGGCGAGAAATTCTTCATGGATTCGGTGCGCGCGTTTCGCGGCCGAACACCCGAACCGCTGGCCTCGCAGATCGGCGACTTTCTGGCGCAGGAGGCGGTGCACAGCCGCGAGCATATGGCCTTCAACAAGGCGGCGGCCGATGCGGGCTATGACATCGCGGCGCTTGAGGCGCGGATTAAAAGGCGGCTCGATTTCGCGCGGACGCGCAGCGCCGAAGAACAACTGGCCGCCACCTGCGCGCTCGAACATTTCACCGCGATCCTCGCCCATGCGCTGCTCGCAAACAAAGGGCTCGACATGAACGACGCGCCCGAGGAAGCGCGCCGCCTGTGGACATGGCACGCGATGGAAGAGATCGAGCACAAGGCGGTCGCCTTCGACACCTATCTCCACGTCACGCGTGGCTGGTCGGCCTTGCGCCGGTACCGCATCCGCATCCGCGCGATGATCGTCGCCACGCTCATCCTCTATTCGACGGTCGGCGCGAACATGCGCGATCTGTACCGCGCCGATGGCATTTCCAACCGGCGCATCTGGGGCAGAACCCTCAAATATCTGTTCGTCCATCCGGGCAGCCTGCGGCGGATCTTCCCCGCCTATCTCACCTATTTCAAACCCCGGTTTCACCCCTGGCAGCATGACGACCGCGCGCTTCTGCCCGCCGTCCATGCCCAGTTCGGGGCGGCAACCGCGTGA
- a CDS encoding TetR/AcrR family transcriptional regulator → MSANRTQPGAKRRKRRPDEAMEEALTAARQLLLAHGPAAVTLANVGREIGMSHTNVIHHFGSAAGLQSALMGSMIRDLTAALDTAVSQLQDDAGAIQPVIERVFAAFDEGGAGQLAAWIALSRDFEHLNPVRQAVLDLVAAVQEKMGDAAAARIRAVVYLIAICAFGDAVIGPPLREMLEQPGETGRALVAQLVPALVMQPG, encoded by the coding sequence GTGAGTGCGAACAGGACCCAGCCCGGTGCCAAGAGGCGGAAACGCCGCCCCGACGAGGCGATGGAAGAAGCGCTGACGGCCGCGCGGCAATTGTTGCTGGCCCATGGCCCGGCGGCGGTGACGCTGGCCAATGTCGGCCGCGAAATCGGCATGTCGCACACCAATGTCATCCACCATTTCGGATCGGCGGCGGGGCTGCAATCGGCGCTGATGGGATCGATGATCCGCGACCTGACCGCCGCGCTCGATACCGCTGTCAGCCAGTTGCAGGACGATGCGGGCGCGATCCAGCCGGTGATCGAGCGGGTGTTCGCGGCGTTTGACGAGGGCGGGGCGGGGCAGCTGGCGGCGTGGATCGCGCTGTCGCGCGATTTCGAGCATCTGAACCCGGTGCGCCAGGCGGTGCTCGATCTGGTGGCTGCGGTGCAGGAAAAGATGGGCGACGCGGCGGCCGCGCGGATCCGCGCCGTCGTCTATCTGATCGCGATCTGCGCGTTCGGCGATGCGGTGATCGGGCCACCGCTGCGCGAGATGCTGGAGCAGCCCGGTGAAACGGGCCGCGCGCTGGTGGCGCAGCTCGTTCCCGCGCTCGTCATGCAGCCCGGCTGA
- a CDS encoding glutamate--cysteine ligase, with the protein MSTKTVSQGADPVIESRDQLIAAFAKGEKTSEKWRIGTEHEKFVYCTGDHHAPSYDEPGGIRDLLMALTRYGWQPIEENGHVIALSGPDGTVSLEPAGQLELSGAPLENLHQTCAETGRHLEQIKAIGAETAKGFLGVGMWPDKSREELPIMPKGRYGIMLRHMPRVGSLGLDMMLRTCTIQVNLDYATEADMVKKFRVGLALQPLATALFANSPFTDGKPNGFLSYRSHIWSDTDPARTGMLPFVFEDGFGYERYADYALDVPMYFVYRDGKYIDAAGQSFRDFLQGKLPAMPGELPTESDWTDHLSTAFPEVRLKSFLEMRGADGGRWNKICALPAFWVGLLYDQTALDAAWDLVKDWSMDARQTLRDSVPRLALDAPLPDGRTLRDIAPTVLDIATAGLTARARLNASGDNESGFLDPLREIVASGKVPAQRLLDKYHGEWGGDLSRIYADMSF; encoded by the coding sequence ATGAGCACAAAGACGGTTTCACAGGGGGCAGACCCGGTCATCGAAAGCCGTGATCAGCTGATCGCGGCATTCGCCAAGGGCGAAAAAACCTCCGAGAAATGGCGCATCGGCACCGAGCATGAAAAGTTCGTCTATTGCACCGGCGATCACCATGCCCCGTCCTATGACGAACCCGGCGGCATCCGCGATCTCTTGATGGCGCTCACCCGTTATGGCTGGCAACCGATCGAAGAAAACGGCCATGTCATTGCGCTCTCCGGCCCCGACGGCACGGTCAGCCTCGAACCGGCGGGCCAGCTCGAATTGTCGGGCGCGCCGCTCGAAAACCTGCACCAGACCTGCGCCGAAACCGGCCGCCACCTCGAACAGATCAAGGCGATCGGTGCCGAAACCGCCAAGGGCTTCCTCGGCGTCGGCATGTGGCCCGACAAGAGCCGCGAAGAACTGCCGATCATGCCCAAGGGGCGCTACGGCATCATGCTGCGCCACATGCCGCGCGTCGGCAGCCTCGGGCTCGACATGATGCTGCGCACCTGCACCATCCAGGTGAACCTCGACTATGCGACCGAGGCGGACATGGTGAAGAAGTTCCGCGTCGGCCTCGCGCTTCAGCCGCTTGCCACCGCGCTGTTCGCCAATTCGCCCTTCACCGATGGCAAGCCCAATGGCTTCCTTTCCTATCGCAGCCATATCTGGTCGGATACCGATCCGGCGCGCACGGGGATGCTGCCCTTCGTCTTCGAAGACGGCTTCGGCTATGAACGCTATGCCGACTATGCGCTCGATGTGCCGATGTACTTCGTCTACCGCGACGGCAAATATATCGATGCGGCCGGCCAGAGCTTCCGCGACTTCCTACAGGGCAAGCTGCCTGCAATGCCCGGCGAACTGCCGACCGAATCCGACTGGACCGATCATCTCTCCACCGCCTTCCCCGAAGTGCGACTGAAGAGCTTTCTGGAAATGCGCGGCGCCGATGGCGGCCGCTGGAACAAGATCTGCGCGCTCCCCGCATTCTGGGTCGGGCTGCTCTACGATCAGACCGCGCTCGACGCGGCGTGGGATCTGGTCAAGGACTGGTCGATGGATGCGCGCCAGACGCTGCGCGATTCGGTGCCCCGGCTCGCGCTCGATGCGCCGCTGCCCGATGGCCGCACGCTGCGCGACATCGCCCCCACCGTGCTCGACATCGCCACCGCCGGGCTCACCGCGCGCGCGCGGCTTAACGCCTCGGGCGACAATGAAAGCGGCTTCCTCGATCCGCTGCGCGAGATCGTGGCATCGGGCAAGGTGCCCGCGCAGCGGCTGCTCGACAAATATCACGGCGAATGGGGCGGCGATCTCAGCCGCATCTATGCCGATATGAGCTTCTGA
- a CDS encoding TonB-dependent receptor domain-containing protein: MRACVATVRKSLLSGAGLACLALLVVPAQAQGAAATASYRIPAQPLANALRDFGVQSGITIMVDAAITRGKRSPGFSANADPETALRALLNGTGLGFKRDGNVFVVTAGAIAQGGPLQTDGALTVEDIIVTAQKREESILDVPIAVSAFSAQSLNDQKIESGAELLRAVPNVTFSKANFSGYNFSIRGIGTKAVSASTDPAVAVSFNNTPLLRNRLFEQEFFDVERVEVLRGPQGTLYGRNATGGVVNIITALPTDIFEGEIKGEVGSFDTKRLSAIVNVPITDSFALRAAGSMTKRDGFDYNSFTKRHVNDRDLWSTRVTAQWTPTETFKANFIWQHFEEDDQRSRTGKQLCTRDPGPTMVGDTPVLEHDRPLLSQGCLPGSLYDDAAYGTPNGLIFAFVRQANQIGYGFPPFTGPFPDINSAVNAITKHVDPFAGVTQSRNLREIATAYDPVFRAKNDVFQLNLELGLRDDLQLVSQTAYARDRYYSSQDYNRFVSNPIFNASNQGLVDVLGQPMLSVGPTPNGVYTDPQLGPSDRMAAVDLSQSRNRQWSQEFRLQSDFSGPLNFNVGANYLNFKSKDDYYVFNNLFSLLAEYFYNRDQSLGNQYIETLNCAPNDPRIECVYVDPNPIDRIDGEGHNYFRSKNRVKTESWALFGETYWQVSDTVKLTGGLRFTQDRKTSTPYPSQLLLGNGPNSGGNVNQGYPALPDIKQKWGRVTGRIVADWKPETSFSDDTLVYGSFAHGYKGGGANPPRVDINPAVVQYLPLAETFKPEYVNAFEIGTKNSFAGGKFSLNATAFYYDYKDYQVSQIVDRISLNENFDAESWGIELEAAWRPSRNFRMDANFGYLDTRLKKGARSIDVMNRTQGNEDWVVLRPWLQVPSNCVAPREHVETILGLSSVFGDYTQLALASLCNGSARTGSFNPDIPTSLPWYAIYGFTYDPLTEAPNGGRGFEADLEGNELPNSPHFTFNVGAQYTFFLNDWNLTFRGDYYRQSKSFSRVYNTTFDRLKGWDNANLAVTLDNADRDIAFQFYVKNLFHDTPITDAFTNSDDTGLTANVFTLDPRIFGFSITKRF; the protein is encoded by the coding sequence ATGCGTGCATGCGTCGCTACTGTCCGCAAATCGCTTCTTTCCGGGGCCGGCCTTGCCTGTCTCGCGCTGCTCGTCGTGCCCGCTCAGGCGCAGGGCGCAGCCGCCACCGCCAGCTACCGGATCCCCGCCCAGCCGCTGGCCAATGCGCTGCGCGATTTCGGCGTGCAAAGCGGCATTACGATCATGGTCGACGCCGCGATCACGCGGGGCAAGCGCTCACCCGGTTTCAGCGCCAATGCCGATCCGGAAACCGCATTGCGCGCGCTGCTCAATGGCACGGGTCTCGGCTTCAAGCGCGACGGCAACGTCTTCGTGGTAACGGCGGGCGCGATCGCGCAGGGCGGCCCGCTCCAGACCGATGGCGCGCTCACCGTCGAGGACATCATCGTCACCGCGCAGAAGCGCGAAGAAAGCATCCTCGACGTGCCGATCGCGGTGTCGGCCTTCTCCGCCCAGTCCCTGAACGATCAAAAGATCGAAAGCGGCGCCGAACTGCTGCGCGCGGTGCCCAACGTCACCTTCTCCAAGGCGAATTTCTCGGGCTATAACTTCTCGATCCGCGGCATCGGCACCAAAGCGGTTTCCGCCTCCACCGATCCGGCGGTGGCGGTCAGCTTCAACAACACGCCGCTGCTGCGCAACCGCCTGTTCGAACAGGAATTCTTCGATGTCGAGCGGGTCGAGGTGCTGCGCGGCCCGCAGGGCACGCTTTATGGCCGCAACGCCACCGGCGGGGTGGTCAACATCATCACCGCGCTCCCCACCGACATTTTCGAGGGTGAGATCAAGGGAGAGGTCGGCAGCTTCGATACAAAGCGGCTGAGCGCGATCGTCAACGTCCCGATCACCGACAGCTTCGCGCTACGCGCGGCGGGATCGATGACCAAGCGCGACGGCTTCGATTACAACAGCTTCACCAAGCGCCATGTCAACGATCGCGATCTCTGGTCGACGCGCGTCACCGCCCAGTGGACGCCGACCGAGACTTTCAAGGCCAATTTCATCTGGCAGCATTTCGAGGAAGACGATCAGCGTTCGCGCACCGGCAAGCAGCTCTGCACGCGCGATCCCGGGCCGACGATGGTGGGCGACACGCCCGTGCTCGAACATGATCGCCCGCTGCTCAGCCAGGGCTGCTTGCCCGGCTCGCTCTACGACGATGCCGCCTATGGCACGCCCAATGGCCTGATCTTCGCCTTTGTCCGCCAGGCCAACCAGATCGGCTATGGCTTCCCGCCCTTTACCGGGCCTTTCCCCGACATCAATTCGGCGGTCAACGCGATCACCAAACATGTCGATCCGTTCGCGGGCGTCACCCAGTCGCGCAACCTGCGCGAGATCGCGACCGCCTATGATCCGGTCTTTCGCGCGAAAAATGATGTCTTCCAGCTCAACCTGGAACTCGGCCTGCGCGACGATCTCCAGCTCGTCTCGCAAACCGCCTATGCGCGGGATCGCTATTATTCGTCGCAGGATTACAACCGGTTCGTCTCGAACCCGATCTTCAACGCCTCGAACCAGGGGCTGGTCGACGTGCTCGGACAGCCGATGCTCTCGGTCGGCCCGACGCCCAACGGCGTCTATACCGATCCGCAGCTGGGCCCGTCGGATCGGATGGCGGCGGTCGATCTCAGCCAGTCGCGCAACCGGCAATGGTCGCAGGAATTTCGCCTGCAATCGGATTTTTCCGGCCCGCTGAACTTCAACGTCGGCGCCAATTATCTCAATTTCAAATCGAAAGACGATTATTACGTCTTCAACAACCTGTTCTCGCTGCTCGCCGAATATTTCTACAATCGCGATCAGAGCCTCGGCAACCAATATATCGAGACGCTGAACTGCGCCCCCAACGATCCGCGCATCGAATGCGTCTATGTCGATCCCAATCCGATCGATCGCATCGACGGCGAAGGCCATAATTATTTCCGCAGCAAGAACCGGGTGAAAACCGAAAGCTGGGCGCTATTCGGCGAAACCTATTGGCAGGTGTCCGACACGGTCAAGCTGACCGGCGGTCTGCGCTTCACGCAGGATCGCAAGACCTCGACGCCCTATCCCAGCCAGCTTCTGCTCGGCAACGGGCCCAATTCGGGCGGCAATGTGAACCAGGGCTATCCGGCACTTCCCGATATCAAGCAGAAATGGGGCCGCGTCACGGGCCGCATCGTGGCGGACTGGAAACCGGAAACCAGCTTTTCCGATGATACGCTGGTCTATGGCTCGTTCGCCCATGGCTATAAGGGCGGCGGCGCCAATCCGCCCCGGGTCGATATCAACCCGGCTGTCGTCCAGTATCTCCCGCTCGCCGAGACGTTCAAACCCGAATATGTGAACGCCTTCGAGATCGGGACGAAGAACAGCTTCGCGGGCGGAAAATTCTCGCTCAACGCGACGGCCTTTTATTATGACTACAAGGATTATCAGGTCTCGCAGATCGTCGACCGCATCTCGCTCAACGAGAATTTCGACGCCGAAAGCTGGGGGATCGAGCTTGAAGCCGCGTGGCGGCCCAGCCGCAATTTCCGGATGGATGCCAATTTCGGCTATCTCGACACCCGCCTCAAAAAGGGCGCGCGCTCGATCGACGTGATGAACCGCACCCAGGGCAATGAAGACTGGGTCGTGCTCCGCCCGTGGCTGCAGGTGCCCTCCAACTGCGTCGCCCCGCGCGAGCATGTCGAGACGATCCTCGGGCTTTCCAGCGTGTTCGGCGATTATACCCAGCTTGCGCTCGCCTCGCTGTGCAATGGCTCGGCGCGCACGGGCAGCTTCAATCCCGATATCCCGACCTCGCTGCCCTGGTATGCGATCTACGGCTTCACCTATGATCCTCTGACCGAAGCGCCCAATGGCGGGCGCGGGTTCGAGGCCGATCTCGAAGGCAATGAACTGCCCAACTCCCCGCATTTCACCTTCAATGTCGGGGCGCAGTACACCTTCTTCCTCAACGACTGGAACCTCACCTTCCGCGGCGATTATTACCGCCAGTCAAAAAGCTTCTCGCGCGTCTACAACACGACGTTCGATCGGCTAAAAGGGTGGGACAATGCCAATCTCGCGGTCACGCTCGACAATGCCGACCGCGATATCGCCTTCCAATTCTATGTGAAGAACCTGTTCCACGACACGCCGATCACCGATGCGTTCACCAACAGCGACGATACCGGGCTGACCGCGAACGTCTTCACGCTCGATCCGCGCATCTTCGGGTTCAGCATCACCAAGCGCTTCTGA
- a CDS encoding DUF2147 domain-containing protein has translation MIRPALLLAALPLCLAAPALATAPDPGPLGRWNTGTRGGVVEIHRCGQKLCGRVVDGQPLRANPDQRDVRNGDPALRTRRLMHLRVLENLELDGDRWTGGPVYDPNSGDRARTATLTLSDANTLRIKGCIAPLLCRTQTWTRAR, from the coding sequence GTGATCCGCCCCGCGCTGCTTCTCGCCGCGCTGCCACTCTGTCTGGCAGCGCCTGCGCTTGCGACCGCGCCCGATCCCGGCCCGCTTGGCCGGTGGAACACCGGAACGCGCGGCGGCGTGGTCGAAATCCATCGCTGCGGGCAAAAATTGTGCGGGCGCGTGGTCGACGGCCAACCACTCCGCGCCAATCCCGACCAGCGCGATGTCCGCAATGGCGATCCCGCCTTGCGCACACGCAGGCTGATGCATCTGCGCGTGCTCGAGAATCTCGAACTTGATGGCGATCGCTGGACGGGCGGCCCGGTCTATGATCCCAATAGCGGAGACCGCGCGCGCACCGCGACTCTGACGCTCAGCGATGCGAACACGCTGCGGATCAAGGGGTGCATCGCGCCACTGCTCTGCCGCACCCAGACATGGACGCGCGCGCGCTGA
- a CDS encoding sensor histidine kinase — MKALIGRLWPQSLSGQIALLVAIALLVAQSINFGLMLRERNRQDLMQVSAPAIARLIDAVERERAGRPGHRHGHGDAWRGIRVTAQSLVKADMKPRPDVVQRAAAAFADVGLKPVRIAAAETEVSRLRRLNRVDELRSALTPPDRRARPALVVTAQVGPDRWISSSARMPPRDNRVIGWLFAQTMILYGVILIPVIWIGRRIVRPLRELTGAVESFRSAENSVAVPESGPGDVRRLIAAYNGMRARITGLLDEKDRMLGAIGHDLRTPLASLRVRAEGMDDPAERDRMAATIEEMNQTLDDILSLARLGRPHEAETRVDLAALLDSVVDDFDALGADVSLEEAPRTTVVIRPTLITRVMRNLIDNAIKYGGSARVSIETAADGVTTIIDDDGPGIPADRVEEMFQPFTRMEESRSRQTGGTGLGLALARAIVEQHGGRLTLANRREGGLRASVWLPARAAG; from the coding sequence GTGAAGGCGCTGATCGGGCGGCTCTGGCCGCAAAGCTTGTCGGGACAGATCGCGCTGCTCGTCGCCATCGCGCTTTTGGTGGCGCAGTCGATCAATTTCGGGCTGATGCTGCGCGAACGCAACCGGCAGGATCTGATGCAGGTGAGCGCGCCCGCGATCGCGCGGCTGATCGATGCGGTGGAGCGCGAACGCGCCGGACGCCCGGGGCATCGTCACGGCCACGGCGATGCGTGGCGCGGCATTCGTGTGACGGCGCAGAGCCTGGTCAAAGCCGATATGAAACCACGCCCGGATGTGGTGCAGCGCGCCGCCGCCGCCTTTGCCGATGTCGGCCTGAAACCTGTCCGGATCGCAGCGGCGGAAACCGAGGTCAGCCGGCTCCGCCGGCTCAACCGCGTCGACGAATTGCGCAGTGCGCTGACCCCGCCCGATCGCCGCGCGCGCCCCGCGCTGGTGGTGACAGCGCAGGTGGGACCCGACCGCTGGATATCGTCATCGGCGCGGATGCCCCCGCGCGACAACCGCGTGATCGGCTGGCTGTTTGCGCAGACGATGATCCTGTACGGCGTCATCCTCATCCCCGTAATCTGGATCGGACGACGGATCGTGCGGCCTTTGCGCGAGTTGACCGGGGCGGTCGAATCCTTCCGCAGCGCCGAGAACAGCGTCGCGGTGCCCGAAAGCGGGCCGGGTGACGTCCGCCGGCTGATCGCCGCCTATAACGGGATGCGCGCGCGCATCACCGGGCTGCTCGATGAAAAGGACCGGATGCTGGGCGCGATCGGGCATGATCTGCGCACCCCGCTGGCCTCGCTGCGCGTGCGCGCCGAGGGGATGGACGATCCCGCCGAGCGCGACCGCATGGCCGCGACGATCGAGGAAATGAACCAGACGTTGGACGATATCTTGTCGCTGGCGCGGCTGGGGCGTCCGCATGAGGCCGAGACACGCGTCGATCTGGCGGCGCTGCTCGATTCGGTGGTCGATGATTTCGATGCGCTGGGTGCCGATGTTTCGCTGGAGGAGGCGCCGCGCACGACGGTGGTGATCCGCCCGACGCTGATCACCCGCGTGATGCGCAACCTGATCGACAATGCGATCAAATATGGCGGCAGCGCGCGCGTTTCGATCGAGACGGCGGCGGACGGCGTGACGACGATCATCGACGATGACGGGCCGGGCATTCCAGCGGACCGGGTGGAAGAGATGTTCCAGCCCTTTACCCGGATGGAGGAATCGCGCAGCCGGCAGACCGGCGGAACCGGGCTTGGCCTGGCGCTGGCGCGCGCGATCGTCGAGCAGCATGGCGGCCGGCTGACGCTGGCGAACCGGCGCGAAGGGGGCCTGCGCGCCTCGGTCTGGTTGCCCGCGCGGGCCGCCGGCTGA
- a CDS encoding sigma-70 family RNA polymerase sigma factor: MTERAPDSGRDLAAWMASYGPGLRRFFSRRANDADVDDLIQDVFMRLQSARHNAPIDNVERYLFTVARNVLVSRHRSQMARGGTLHDRLDDGFEIADDISPERIAIGREEYGRAIQAILNLPPRARAAFQFHRFENMTYQAIAIRMGISKESVKELMHRAIVRISQEMDACP, encoded by the coding sequence ATGACGGAAAGAGCTCCCGACAGCGGGCGTGACCTTGCCGCATGGATGGCATCCTATGGTCCTGGCCTGCGCCGCTTTTTCAGCCGCCGGGCAAATGATGCCGATGTCGACGATCTGATCCAGGATGTTTTCATGCGGCTGCAATCGGCGCGGCACAATGCGCCGATCGACAATGTCGAGCGCTATCTCTTCACCGTCGCGCGCAATGTGCTCGTCAGCCGGCACCGCAGCCAGATGGCGCGCGGCGGCACGTTGCACGACCGGCTGGACGATGGGTTCGAGATTGCTGACGATATCTCGCCCGAACGCATCGCGATCGGGCGCGAGGAATATGGCCGCGCGATCCAGGCCATTTTGAACCTGCCGCCGCGTGCGCGGGCGGCGTTCCAGTTCCACCGTTTCGAGAATATGACATATCAGGCCATCGCAATCCGCATGGGGATTTCCAAGGAATCGGTGAAGGAACTGATGCACCGCGCCATCGTCCGGATTTCGCAAGAGATGGACGCATGCCCGTGA
- a CDS encoding FecR family protein, translated as MPVNDPDPLTGELREIAAYWLSLRRSGDMTTLDEGAFRAWLEEDAAHLALYRHLERQWAFLGMLAEEPAIMAAREEDAALFDRPRTIRRMTAVAAACVLAVTTSWALVDSGLVGVGGVGAEAELPVYRTAHGERSDFRLTDGSRVMLDTDSEIRVREMDRLRSVELVRGRAFFDVAKDAARPFSVAAGDKRVRALGTSFDVRLGGGDSEDVVVTLVEGRVRIDQRSLLPWKRHSTEMQAGRQLVAADTAQWAQKPVDIAKETSWVSGQLTFLGDPLAHALAEVNRYAPQKVVFRGGAVPERNIVGVFRAGDVDGFVTAIELNGLGHVVSRTDQQIELAAD; from the coding sequence ATGCCCGTGAACGATCCCGATCCCTTGACCGGGGAGCTGCGCGAAATAGCGGCCTATTGGCTGAGCCTGCGCCGTTCGGGCGATATGACGACGCTCGATGAGGGCGCGTTTCGCGCCTGGCTGGAGGAAGATGCGGCGCACCTTGCGCTGTACCGCCATCTGGAGCGGCAATGGGCGTTTCTGGGGATGCTGGCCGAAGAGCCCGCGATCATGGCGGCGCGCGAGGAGGATGCCGCGCTGTTCGATCGCCCGCGCACGATCCGCCGCATGACGGCGGTGGCCGCCGCCTGCGTGCTGGCTGTCACGACAAGCTGGGCGCTTGTCGATTCCGGATTGGTGGGCGTTGGTGGCGTAGGGGCGGAAGCGGAGCTGCCCGTTTACCGGACGGCGCATGGCGAGCGCAGCGATTTCCGGCTGACCGATGGATCGCGCGTGATGCTCGATACCGACAGCGAGATCCGCGTGCGTGAGATGGATCGGTTGAGATCGGTTGAACTGGTGCGTGGCCGCGCCTTTTTCGACGTGGCGAAGGATGCTGCGCGCCCGTTCAGCGTGGCGGCAGGGGACAAGCGGGTCCGCGCGCTCGGCACCAGTTTCGATGTCCGGCTGGGCGGAGGCGATTCCGAGGATGTCGTGGTGACGCTGGTCGAAGGCCGGGTGCGGATCGATCAGCGCAGCCTCTTGCCGTGGAAACGACACAGCACCGAGATGCAGGCCGGGCGCCAGCTGGTGGCGGCCGACACCGCGCAATGGGCGCAAAAGCCCGTGGATATCGCCAAGGAAACGAGCTGGGTTTCGGGGCAGCTGACCTTTCTGGGCGATCCGCTGGCGCACGCGCTGGCGGAGGTGAACCGTTATGCCCCGCAAAAGGTGGTGTTTCGCGGCGGCGCCGTTCCGGAGCGCAATATCGTCGGGGTGTTTCGGGCAGGCGATGTCGACGGGTTTGTCACGGCGATCGAGCTCAACGGGCTGGGCCATGTCGTGTCGCGGACCGATCAGCAGATCGAGCTTGCCGCCGACTGA
- a CDS encoding response regulator produces the protein MTDRPHLLLVDDERSIREPLAAYLQKNGFRVTAVGDAAAARQRLAGYAIDLVVLDIMMPGEDGLSLCRHIRENSETPVILLTARTEETDRIVGLEMGADDYVLKPFSPRELVARIKVILRRAGRGTTHQSAPESMSYGFADWVLKAGERTLVDKDGVSVPLSTGEYNLLLALVSRPNQVLSRDQLLDITQGREANAFDRAIDNQVSRLRRKIEDDPKNPLLIKTVWGGGYTLAAEVTRL, from the coding sequence ATGACCGACCGCCCCCATTTGTTGCTCGTGGATGACGAGCGCTCGATCCGCGAACCGCTGGCCGCCTATCTCCAGAAGAACGGATTCCGCGTGACGGCGGTGGGCGATGCCGCCGCTGCGCGCCAGCGGCTGGCGGGTTATGCGATCGATCTTGTCGTGCTCGACATCATGATGCCGGGCGAGGATGGGCTGAGCCTGTGCCGCCATATTCGCGAGAATAGCGAGACGCCGGTCATCCTGCTCACCGCGCGCACCGAAGAGACCGACCGGATCGTCGGGCTTGAAATGGGCGCGGACGATTATGTGCTGAAACCTTTTTCACCGCGCGAACTGGTGGCGCGGATCAAGGTGATCCTGCGCCGTGCGGGGCGGGGCACCACGCATCAGAGCGCGCCCGAAAGCATGAGTTACGGCTTTGCCGACTGGGTGCTGAAGGCGGGCGAGCGTACGCTTGTCGACAAGGACGGCGTTTCGGTGCCGCTGTCGACGGGCGAATATAACCTTCTGCTCGCGCTCGTCTCGCGCCCCAATCAGGTGCTGAGCCGCGACCAGTTGCTCGATATCACGCAAGGGCGCGAGGCCAATGCATTCGACCGCGCGATCGACAATCAGGTGAGCCGCCTGCGTCGCAAGATCGAGGACGATCCGAAGAACCCGCTCCTGATCAAGACCGTCTGGGGCGGCGGCTATACGCTTGCGGCCGAGGTGACCCGGCTGTGA